In Erigeron canadensis isolate Cc75 chromosome 1, C_canadensis_v1, whole genome shotgun sequence, a single window of DNA contains:
- the LOC122605091 gene encoding uncharacterized protein LOC122605091 has product MEMEMDINDIDMDEEVTDPTKIKILKQIKSLHGLQHRHPRGIFTAPFSCHVIESKIRDGTMLIMGHPIMKATVSPSLIPIKTFSESEKSNFKKIFEKSSRSGMHPMPDVSVDRFKVADINSSPVATLDDEVVLRRYENFKKFDFAVDHSDHLFSAYPSVYQQPNWLKRIKQDRKILEEHLPDTIFVRAYESRMDLLRAVIIGLEGTPYQDGLFVFDLLIPECYPNGPPLVRYHSCGINPVINNFADVDWSVFKMSGSKETLWGPSMNVLHLLVFIQHLILHSKPYYNKFIYAHYKNSVFGEWSALLYNENTIIKSLKTMVNTMYNPPKNFEDLVVGHFRKSVCDILMACEAYMEGLLVGCLVTDYSEPCSVKFKNDVASCIKPLIDAFKKIGANEAQEFHYLIEASKNIRPKESQGFHHLVNLKKAIHVTVNKKRKMLQDIKNCEFLPWNIFARRDGVVTKVLIKCPTWVEKGQPLYVYDVVRPENLVFLEVSAFEKIADANHIFSMKNLLVDPDDTETSRSLERPHREDVNKWYYNFKKFEFVSDHMNHFFSAHNCAMNQPPSDWANKIREEWRILEESLPDTILVRVYKSRMDLLRAVIIGREGTPYYGGLFFFDLCFPSNYPDSPPLVHYHSGGLDINPNLSKCGKVRLSLPKTSGGQETIWVSGTSTMLQLLTSIQTRILNAEPLFNDLKYAIMSGSNYGQILSLRYNENIIIKSLKTMVHIMNKPPQNFGEFIPGHFFKHAPDIRRMIFYKNKYSVMYKRDLILIFQSLMDALWKMGALKSQFQFPEGTKLSEVFRFLI; this is encoded by the exons ATGGAAATGGAGATGGACATTAATGACATTGATATGGATGAAGAAGTCACCGATCCTACgaagataaagattttgaag CAAATTAAGTCCCTGCATGGTCTACAGCATCGTCATCCTCGAGGGATCTTCACCGCCCCCTTTTCTTGTCATGTGATTGAAAGTAAAATCAGGGATGGAACAATGCTTATAATGGGCCATCCTATCATGAAAGCTACAGTCTCTCCATCTTTGATCCCGATTAAAACATTTTCTGAGTCTGAAAAGTCAAACTTTAAGAAGATTTTTGAAAAGTCTTCACGTTCTGGTATGCATCCAATGCCAGATGTCTCAGTGGATCGTTTTAAGGTTGCTGATATAAACAGTAGCCCAGTTGCAACACTTGATGATGAAGTTGTTTTGAGAAGGTATGAAAACTTCAAGAAGTTTGATTTTGCCGTGGACCATTCGGATCATCTTTTTTCAGCATACCCTTCTGTATATCAGCAG CCAAACTGGCTTAAGAGGATCAAGCAAGATCGTAAAATTCTGGAGGAACACTTGCCTG ATACCATATTTGTAAGGGCTTATGAATCGAGGATGGATCTTTTGAGAGCTGTAATAATCGGACTAGAGGGAACTCCTTATCAAGATGGTCTCTTTGTCTTTGATCTGTTGATTCCAGAGTGTTATCCTAATGGTCCACCT CTTGTGCGCTATCACTCTTGTGGTATTAATCCAGTTATTAATAACTTTGCTGATGTTGACTGGAGTGTTTTCAAGATGTCTGGCAGTAAAGAAACGTTATGGGGGCCTAGCATGAATGTTCTCCACCTTCTGGTCTTCATACAGCATCTGATTTTGCACTCAAAGCCTTACTATAACAAATTCATATATGCACATTATAAAAACTCTGTGTTCGGAGAATGGTCAGCCTTATTATACAATGAGAATACCATTATTAAATCACTCAAAACTATGGTGAATACCATGTACAACCCACCCAAG AACTTTGAGGATTTGGTAGTTGGGCATTTTCGCAAGAGTGTATGTGACATCCTGATGGCATGTGAAGCATATATGGAAGGTCTGCTAGTTGGGTGTCTTGTCACTGATTACTCTGAGCCCTGCTCAGTCAAGTTCAAGAATGATGTGGCTTCATGCATCAAGCCCCTTATAGACGCATTTAAGAAAATCGGAGCGAATGAGGCTCAAGAATTCCATTATCTTATAGAGGCTTCTAAGAATATCAGACCAAAAGAATCTCAAGGATTCCATCATCTTGTTAACCTTAAGAAGGCCATCCATGTCACAGTGAACAAAAAGAGGAAA ATGTTGCAGGACATAAAAAACTGTGAGTTTCTGCCATGGAATATCTTTGCCCGCAGGGATGGTGTGGTGACTAAGGTTCTAATCAAGTGTCCAACGTGGGTCGAAAAAGGGCAACCTTTGTATGTCTATGATGTAGTGAGACCAGAG AACTTGGTGTTTCTAGAAGTATCAGCTTTTGAAAAGATTGCGGACGCAAACCATATTTTTTCCATGAAAAATTTGTTAGTGGACCCGGATGATACTGAAACTTCAAGAAGTTTGGAGAGGCCCCATCGTGAAGATGTAAATAAATGGTATTATAACTTCAAGAAGTTTGAGTTTGTATCGGACCACATGAATCATTTTTTTTCAGCACACAACTGTGCTATGAACCAA CCGCCAAGCGACTGGGCCAACAAGATACGTGAGGAGTGGAGGATTCTCGAGGAAAGCTTGCCAG ATACTATACTTGTCAGGGTTTATAAATCGAGGATGGATCTCTTAAGAGCTGTTATTATTGGACGAGAAGGGACTCCTTATTATGGCGGTCTCTTCTTTTTTGATTTGTGTTTCCCAAGCAACTATCCCGATAGTCCACCT ctCGTGCACTATCACTCTGGTGGTCTTGATATCAATCCAAACCTGTCCAAGTGTGGTAAGGTTCGACTGAGCCTTCCGAAAACAAGCGGCGGCCAGGAGACTATTTGGGTGTCTGGCACTTCGACTATGCTCCAACTTCTGACATCCATACAGACCCGGATCTTAAATGCAGAACCTTTATTTAATGATCTTAAATATGCAATTATGAGTGGCTCTAATTATGGACAAATCTTATCGTTACGATACAACgagaatataattataaaatcacTTAAAACAATGGTGCATATTATGAACAAACCACCCCAG